In Candidatus Cloacimonas sp., one genomic interval encodes:
- a CDS encoding Ig-like domain-containing protein, with the protein MRLSKLLYYLSYLFILSFIISGCGNKRNPTGGPQDIDKLAVLATSPVEYGDISSGLLEISFSKPVDRNTLANSIYIYPPVPNKKISLDRENIKIRFYEPLKQNTNYFITLTKRLKDLRGNSLESNQTLIFSCGKLATNRLAGTIEYEEPTDKILPVELSLYSPDSLLVLNGILKGNVYVIDNLNLQKHILRTYIDKNLNGRYDLGTEPYFEGISADSYPASLNIRMAYADTTLPKINKIKVVSNRELLIELSEDVVDISNISIKSKESTLPISYQLFEFNKISLLTAKMDSTDYQLTLTGVKDRKNNISSKLESNFKAKPAPDTLAPQITFTNPRNGASINTLSPILEIRFDEIIPKTNIKAKLLCGNKEIPLKQLTTTGYIHRFQPTTELENYKSHILLITTETTDFSGNHLKNNYELQFLPILRK; encoded by the coding sequence ATGAGATTAAGTAAATTATTATATTATCTATCCTATCTATTTATACTATCGTTTATTATAAGCGGATGTGGAAATAAAAGAAATCCTACCGGAGGTCCTCAAGATATTGATAAACTTGCTGTGCTTGCTACTTCTCCTGTAGAATATGGGGATATTTCATCCGGATTACTTGAGATATCCTTCTCTAAACCGGTGGATAGAAATACTTTAGCAAATTCTATCTATATCTATCCTCCGGTCCCAAACAAAAAAATATCCCTCGATAGAGAAAACATTAAAATCCGTTTTTACGAGCCCTTAAAGCAAAATACAAATTATTTTATTACCCTAACTAAACGCCTTAAGGACTTGCGCGGCAATTCATTGGAAAGTAATCAAACTCTTATTTTCAGCTGTGGTAAACTTGCCACCAATCGTTTGGCTGGAACTATTGAATATGAAGAACCTACTGATAAAATTTTGCCCGTGGAATTATCGCTCTACTCACCCGATTCACTTTTGGTTTTAAACGGTATTCTTAAGGGCAATGTGTATGTTATTGATAACTTGAACCTGCAAAAACATATCCTGAGAACTTACATCGATAAAAATCTGAATGGACGCTATGACTTGGGCACGGAACCTTATTTTGAAGGAATATCAGCTGATTCATATCCAGCATCTTTAAATATAAGAATGGCTTATGCCGATACTACTCTACCTAAAATAAACAAAATAAAAGTTGTCAGTAACCGTGAGCTACTGATAGAATTAAGCGAAGATGTTGTTGATATTAGTAATATTAGCATAAAATCTAAAGAATCTACTTTACCTATATCATATCAATTATTTGAATTCAATAAAATTAGCTTGCTAACCGCTAAAATGGATAGCACGGATTATCAGTTAACCCTTACCGGTGTGAAGGACAGAAAAAATAACATCAGTAGTAAATTGGAAAGCAATTTTAAGGCAAAACCCGCTCCCGATACTTTGGCTCCACAAATTACTTTTACCAATCCTCGTAACGGTGCTTCTATAAATACTCTGTCTCCCATTCTGGAAATTCGCTTTGATGAAATTATCCCCAAAACCAATATCAAAGCAAAATTGTTGTGCGGGAATAAGGAAATACCGTTAAAACAATTAACCACTACTGGTTATATTCATCGTTTTCAACCAACTACAGAACTGGAGAACTATAAATCTCACATCCTGCTTATTACTACTGAAACGACCGATTTCAGTGGAAATCACTTAAAAAATAATTATGAACTTCAATTCCTGCCTATTTTAAGAAAATAA